From one Streptococcus pneumoniae genomic stretch:
- the mutL gene encoding DNA mismatch repair endonuclease MutL, producing the protein MATIIELPEVLANQIAAGEVIERPASVVKELVENSIDAGSRQITVEIEEAGLKKIQITDNGEGIDHNQVELALRRHATSKIKNQADLFRIRTLGFRGEALPSIASVSMLTIVTATEAGSHGTKLIARGGQVESCELATSPVGTKITVEDLFFNTPARLKYIKSQQAELSHIVDVMNRLSLAHPEVAFTLIHDGRELMRTAGTGNLKQAIAGIYGLATAKKMVEIEASDLDFEVNGFVSLPELTRANRNYITLLINGRYIKNFLLNRAILDGYGSKLMVGRFPLAVVNIQIDPYLADVNVHPTKQEVRISKEKELMGLISSAIAASLKEQDLIPDALENLAKSTIKRLEKPEQTTLPLKENRLYYDKERSDFFTQPEVAEEPLGLKEVDKSDKQIDNADKEVDRPVSIKFAERKTSDYGQLDHPELDQASIEKAVVKLSHEETSTFPELEFFGQMHGTYLFAQGKEGLYIIDQHAAQERVKYEYYREKIGDVDSSQQQLLVPYLFEFPADDMIRLEERLPLLEEVGIFLERYGENQFILREHPIWFKEEEIETGVYEMCDMLLLTKEVSIKKYRAELAIMMSCKRSIKANHSLDDHSARDLIYQLSQCDNPYNCPHGRPVLVQFTKSDMEKMFRRIQENHTSLRELGKY; encoded by the coding sequence ATGGCAACTATTATCGAATTACCAGAAGTCCTTGCTAATCAGATTGCGGCTGGTGAGGTGATTGAGCGACCTGCCAGTGTAGTCAAGGAGTTGGTGGAAAACTCTATTGATGCTGGAAGTCGGCAGATTACAGTGGAGATTGAAGAAGCAGGACTGAAAAAAATCCAAATTACAGATAACGGGGAAGGGATTGACCATAACCAAGTCGAGCTTGCTCTTCGTCGCCATGCAACGAGTAAAATAAAAAATCAAGCGGATTTGTTTCGGATTCGGACTCTTGGTTTTCGTGGCGAGGCTCTCCCTTCGATTGCTTCTGTCAGTATGCTGACGATTGTCACTGCGACTGAGGCTGGAAGTCATGGCACAAAGTTGATTGCTCGTGGGGGGCAGGTGGAGTCTTGTGAGCTAGCTACCAGTCCTGTCGGAACAAAGATCACGGTCGAAGACCTCTTTTTTAACACTCCAGCTCGTCTTAAATATATCAAGAGTCAGCAGGCAGAGCTGTCTCATATTGTCGATGTGATGAATCGTTTGAGCTTAGCGCATCCAGAAGTGGCTTTTACTCTTATTCATGATGGGCGTGAGCTCATGCGAACCGCAGGAACAGGTAATCTCAAGCAAGCTATTGCTGGGATTTATGGACTTGCGACAGCCAAGAAAATGGTTGAGATTGAAGCTTCGGATTTGGATTTTGAAGTGAATGGATTTGTCAGTCTTCCAGAGCTGACAAGAGCCAATCGCAACTACATCACTCTTCTCATCAATGGTCGTTATATCAAGAATTTCTTGCTCAATCGAGCGATTTTAGATGGGTATGGCAGCAAGCTCATGGTTGGGCGTTTTCCGCTTGCGGTTGTCAACATCCAGATTGACCCTTATCTAGCCGATGTCAATGTCCATCCGACTAAGCAAGAGGTCAGGATTTCCAAAGAAAAGGAACTGATGGGCTTGATTTCAAGTGCCATTGCAGCGAGTTTAAAAGAGCAGGATTTGATTCCAGATGCCTTAGAAAATCTCGCAAAATCAACTATTAAACGACTGGAAAAGCCAGAGCAGACAACTCTTCCATTAAAAGAAAATCGACTCTACTATGATAAGGAACGCTCGGACTTTTTTACGCAACCAGAAGTAGCAGAAGAACCGCTTGGTTTAAAAGAAGTTGACAAGTCTGACAAGCAGATTGACAATGCTGACAAGGAAGTTGACAGACCTGTTTCCATTAAGTTTGCCGAGCGAAAAACATCTGATTATGGTCAACTGGATCATCCAGAGCTAGACCAAGCTAGCATTGAAAAAGCAGTTGTTAAGCTGAGTCATGAAGAGACCTCAACCTTCCCAGAATTGGAATTTTTTGGGCAGATGCATGGGACTTATCTCTTTGCTCAAGGCAAGGAAGGGCTTTATATCATTGACCAGCATGCGGCTCAGGAACGGGTCAAGTATGAATACTATCGTGAAAAGATTGGTGATGTTGACAGTAGTCAGCAGCAATTATTAGTGCCTTATTTATTCGAATTTCCAGCTGATGACATGATTCGCTTAGAAGAGCGCTTGCCCCTTTTAGAAGAAGTCGGGATTTTCTTAGAGCGTTACGGAGAAAATCAATTTATCCTTCGAGAGCATCCTATCTGGTTTAAGGAAGAAGAGATTGAGACAGGCGTCTATGAGATGTGCGACATGCTTCTTTTGACCAAGGAAGTGTCCATTAAGAAATATCGGGCTGAGCTAGCGATTATGATGAGTTGTAAACGTTCGATTAAGGCAAATCATTCTCTGGATGACCATTCTGCGCGTGATTTGATTTATCAGCTGTCTCAGTGTGATAATCCTTATAATTGCCCGCATGGTCGTCCGGTCTTGGTCCAGTTTACTAAGTCAGATATGGAGAAAATGTTCCGACGGATTCAGGAAAATCATACGAGTCTTCGGGAGTTAGGCAAGTATTAA
- a CDS encoding IS30 family transposase, which yields MSYHHFTIDERESILIYRTKGMTFSQIARLLHRHPSSISRELKRHSKQGNYSPSRAQTAYHLAKSHCGRKRKLEIDTELSQTVKHLFLECQWSPEEIEGRLRLERERPVISYQTIYRAIYRGHFDDTPLSHGARGVVRKLRHHGKTRHTQSHVEKRGKIPISHTIHERPTAANERSRIGDWEAYTVAGKTGKACLVTLTDRHSRFLKIQKVAVKKSKLVIEAMVNMLESLPKETVTPDRGKEFSGHPELTEKLNVEVYFPDPHAPWQRGTNENTNGLLREYFPKGSDLTEVEHLIIQEWEDKLNNRPRKCLNWKTPYEIFYGINVHLI from the coding sequence ATGAGCTACCATCATTTTACCATAGATGAACGAGAAAGTATTCTGATTTATCGTACTAAAGGGATGACCTTTTCTCAAATAGCACGACTATTACATCGGCACCCCTCAAGTATTAGTCGTGAATTAAAACGTCATTCAAAACAAGGCAACTATTCGCCTAGTAGGGCACAAACAGCTTATCATCTCGCTAAATCGCATTGTGGGCGAAAAAGGAAATTAGAAATAGACACTGAACTCAGTCAGACCGTCAAGCATCTTTTTCTTGAGTGTCAATGGTCGCCAGAAGAAATTGAGGGGCGATTACGTTTAGAACGAGAAAGACCCGTCATTAGTTATCAAACCATTTATAGAGCTATCTATCGCGGTCACTTTGACGACACGCCTCTTTCACATGGTGCTCGTGGGGTTGTTCGCAAACTTCGTCACCATGGTAAAACACGCCATACACAATCCCATGTGGAAAAGCGAGGAAAAATTCCTATTTCTCATACCATTCATGAGAGGCCAACAGCAGCTAATGAACGCTCGAGAATAGGTGATTGGGAAGCCTATACTGTTGCTGGAAAGACTGGAAAAGCTTGCCTAGTAACACTCACTGATAGGCATTCCCGCTTCCTCAAAATTCAGAAAGTAGCTGTCAAGAAAAGTAAATTGGTTATAGAAGCCATGGTAAATATGTTAGAGTCCCTACCAAAAGAAACAGTGACTCCTGATAGAGGTAAGGAATTCTCAGGACATCCTGAACTCACCGAGAAACTAAATGTCGAAGTCTATTTTCCTGATCCTCATGCTCCTTGGCAACGAGGAACAAACGAGAATACAAATGGCTTATTGCGAGAGTATTTTCCAAAAGGAAGTGACTTAACAGAGGTAGAACACTTGATCATTCAGGAATGGGAAGATAAATTAAACAACAGACCACGAAAATGTCTAAACTGGAAAACACCTTATGAAATTTTTTATGGGATAAATGTGCACTTAATTTGA
- a CDS encoding LytTR family DNA-binding domain-containing protein produces MNIQIHIDPHLSQEEVHISIRELNKEWEDILNLIHKMKTPKLTAHRGKEIHFLDIKDIFHIVTENKVVLAKTENQTYQLEQPLYQLIDLLPKTFLQISQSEIINSEKIRSLEFTKNGLVKIFLTNGTYTFSSRRYLKSIKEALNL; encoded by the coding sequence ATGAACATCCAAATCCACATCGACCCCCATCTTTCTCAAGAAGAAGTTCACATTTCCATTCGGGAGCTAAATAAGGAATGGGAAGACATTCTCAATCTTATCCACAAGATGAAGACCCCAAAACTCACTGCCCATAGGGGAAAGGAAATTCATTTTTTAGATATCAAGGATATTTTCCACATTGTCACGGAAAATAAAGTCGTTCTCGCAAAGACAGAAAATCAAACCTATCAGCTGGAACAGCCGCTTTATCAGCTAATTGACCTACTTCCCAAGACTTTCTTGCAAATCTCCCAGTCAGAAATCATCAATAGCGAGAAAATTCGCTCGCTGGAATTTACCAAAAATGGATTAGTGAAGATTTTTCTGACCAATGGCACCTATACTTTTTCATCTCGTCGCTACCTCAAATCTATCAAGGAGGCTTTAAACTTATGA
- a CDS encoding DUF3021 domain-containing protein: protein MTKQKLFHDALVGIFIGLILSIFFSLGNSEFYYPLSPFSQIGAFFMIHQIHPALVLLYSMACWALIGILFSFSSRIFEKNWSLLKMSLTHYGITLLGFFPIATLAGWFTIRGKDIIGLILIFTLIYILIWCTSYFIEYRKVKAINQQLKERQEKDSK, encoded by the coding sequence ATGACCAAGCAAAAACTTTTCCATGATGCCCTTGTCGGTATTTTTATCGGACTTATTCTCTCGATTTTCTTTTCACTAGGAAACAGCGAATTCTACTATCCTCTTAGTCCCTTTTCTCAAATCGGAGCCTTTTTCATGATCCATCAGATTCACCCAGCCTTGGTGCTCCTTTACTCCATGGCTTGTTGGGCTTTGATTGGTATTCTCTTTAGCTTTAGCAGTCGTATTTTTGAGAAAAACTGGAGTCTGCTTAAGATGTCCTTAACCCACTACGGCATCACCCTGCTAGGATTTTTCCCTATCGCTACACTAGCAGGCTGGTTTACTATTCGAGGAAAGGATATTATCGGGCTTATTCTCATCTTTACACTGATTTATATCCTGATTTGGTGCACGTCTTATTTTATCGAATACCGCAAGGTAAAGGCTATCAACCAGCAGCTCAAAGAACGACAAGAAAAAGACAGCAAGTAA
- the mutS gene encoding DNA mismatch repair protein MutS, with amino-acid sequence MATEKISPGMQQYLGIKKDYPDAFLLFRMGDFYELFYEDAVNAAQILEISLTSRNRNAENPIPMAGVPYHSAQQYIDSLVEAGYKVAIAEQVEDPQKAVGVVKREVVQVITPGTVVDSSKPDSQNNFLVALDKEGSQYGLSYMDVATGEFQVTTLTDFSMVCGEIRNLRAKEIVLGYELEETERVILSQQMNLLLSQVDVVLDDARLLGDRLTPLEHQTAGKLLEYVHRTQMRELSHLKKIHHYEIRDFLQMDFATKSSLDLTENARTGKKHGSLYWLLDETKTAMGTRLLRTWIQNPLIDEERITHRQDVVQVFLENFFERSDLADSLKGVYDIERLASRVSFGKTSPKDLLQLAATLENVPQIKSILEGLGNPILALLIERLDAIPELASLISSAISPEAQNSITDGNIIQTGFDELLDKYRVALRDGTSWIAELEAREREASGIANLKVDYNKKDGYYFHVTNSQLANVPAHFFRKATLKNSERYGTEELARIEGEMLEAREKSSNLEYEIFMRIRTEVGKYIGRLQKLAQTLATIDVLQSFASVAEKQHLVRPEFTEKSAITIEKGRHAVVEKVMGAQSYIPNSLSMSEETNIQLITGPNMSGKSTYMRQLAMIAVMAQIGSYVPAERAVLPIFDAIFTRIGAADDLVSGQSTFMVEMMEANHAIRHATEHSLILFDELGRGTATYDGMALAQAIIEYIHDRTGAKTLFATHYHELTDLSETLSHLENVHVATLEKDGQVTFLHKIEQGPADKSYGIHVAKIAGMPEDLLERADQILSHLEGQEKKETLPTSIEINEQMNLFEEPQLPDEVTEKLRNLDIYNMTPLDVVRAVESLQQALKQQ; translated from the coding sequence ATGGCGACAGAAAAGATTTCACCAGGAATGCAACAGTATTTGGGGATTAAAAAGGATTATCCAGATGCATTTCTCCTCTTTCGAATGGGAGATTTTTATGAATTATTCTATGAGGATGCGGTTAATGCAGCCCAGATTTTAGAGATTTCTCTGACCAGTCGAAATCGGAATGCGGAAAATCCGATCCCGATGGCGGGGGTACCCTATCACTCAGCTCAGCAATACATTGATAGCTTGGTAGAGGCAGGCTATAAGGTTGCCATTGCTGAGCAGGTTGAAGATCCGCAAAAGGCGGTCGGTGTGGTGAAACGTGAGGTTGTACAGGTCATCACCCCAGGGACAGTGGTGGATTCTAGTAAGCCAGACAGTCAAAATAACTTTTTGGTGGCCTTGGATAAGGAAGGTAGTCAGTACGGCTTGTCCTACATGGATGTAGCGACAGGGGAATTTCAAGTGACGACGCTGACGGACTTTTCCATGGTCTGTGGCGAGATTCGCAATCTCCGTGCCAAGGAGATTGTGCTAGGCTATGAGTTGGAAGAAACAGAAAGAGTTATTTTATCTCAGCAGATGAATCTGCTTTTATCGCAGGTCGATGTGGTGTTAGACGATGCTCGCTTGCTAGGAGACCGTTTGACGCCGCTTGAGCATCAGACGGCTGGGAAATTGTTGGAGTACGTTCATCGGACGCAGATGCGTGAGCTGAGTCATTTGAAGAAGATTCATCATTATGAGATTCGTGATTTTCTACAAATGGATTTTGCGACAAAGAGTAGTCTTGATTTGACAGAAAATGCACGGACAGGTAAGAAACACGGGAGTCTTTATTGGCTATTAGATGAGACGAAGACAGCTATGGGAACACGGCTTTTGCGGACTTGGATTCAAAATCCTTTGATTGATGAGGAGAGAATTACGCATCGACAAGATGTGGTGCAAGTCTTTTTGGAGAATTTCTTTGAGCGGAGTGACTTGGCAGATAGCTTGAAAGGGGTTTATGACATTGAACGCTTGGCGAGTCGGGTTTCTTTTGGTAAGACCAGTCCTAAAGACCTCTTGCAGTTGGCGGCTACCTTGGAGAATGTTCCTCAGATTAAGTCCATTTTAGAAGGGCTTGGAAATCCGATTCTTGCCCTCTTGATTGAACGCCTAGACGCCATTCCAGAGTTGGCTAGCTTAATCAGCTCTGCTATTTCCCCTGAGGCTCAAAATAGTATCACAGATGGCAATATCATCCAGACTGGATTTGATGAGTTGCTAGATAAGTACCGTGTGGCGCTTCGTGATGGGACGAGCTGGATTGCTGAGTTGGAGGCCCGTGAACGAGAGGCGAGTGGTATTGCTAATCTGAAGGTGGATTACAACAAAAAAGACGGTTACTATTTCCATGTGACCAATTCACAGTTGGCAAATGTTCCAGCGCATTTCTTCCGCAAGGCGACACTGAAAAATTCAGAGCGCTATGGGACAGAAGAGCTGGCTCGGATTGAGGGCGAGATGCTAGAAGCGCGCGAGAAATCGTCCAATTTGGAATATGAGATTTTTATGCGGATTCGCACAGAGGTTGGCAAATATATCGGACGCTTGCAAAAATTGGCTCAGACCTTGGCGACGATTGATGTCTTGCAAAGTTTTGCATCAGTCGCAGAAAAGCAGCATTTGGTACGACCTGAGTTTACCGAGAAATCTGCGATTACCATCGAAAAAGGACGACATGCGGTGGTCGAGAAGGTCATGGGAGCCCAGAGTTACATCCCTAATAGCCTATCGATGAGTGAGGAGACCAATATTCAGCTGATTACAGGGCCAAACATGAGCGGGAAGTCCACTTACATGCGGCAGTTGGCTATGATTGCGGTCATGGCACAGATTGGCTCTTATGTGCCAGCTGAGCGCGCGGTCTTGCCGATCTTTGATGCGATTTTCACCCGTATCGGTGCGGCAGATGATCTAGTCAGTGGGCAATCAACATTTATGGTGGAGATGATGGAGGCTAATCATGCTATTCGCCATGCGACGGAGCATTCTCTCATCCTTTTTGACGAGTTGGGGCGTGGTACGGCTACCTATGACGGAATGGCTTTGGCGCAAGCCATTATCGAATACATTCATGATCGCACAGGGGCTAAGACTCTCTTTGCGACTCACTATCATGAATTGACAGACTTGTCAGAAACTCTTTCACACTTGGAAAATGTTCACGTTGCCACCTTGGAAAAAGATGGTCAAGTCACCTTTCTTCATAAGATTGAGCAGGGACCAGCTGACAAATCTTACGGAATTCATGTGGCAAAGATTGCAGGCATGCCAGAAGATTTGCTTGAGCGGGCGGATCAGATCCTCAGTCATTTGGAAGGTCAGGAGAAAAAAGAAACGCTTCCTACTTCCATAGAAATCAATGAACAGATGAATTTGTTTGAAGAGCCACAATTACCAGATGAAGTGACCGAAAAACTACGCAACTTAGACATCTATAACATGACACCGCTTGATGTGGTGAGAGCCGTTGAGAGCTTGCAGCAAGCGTTAAAACAACAATAA
- the argR gene encoding arginine repressor, with protein MKKSKRHDLIKRMIKEEQLGTQKEIQDRLEAEGIVVTQTTLSRDLREIGLTKMKKDSKVYYVLADETAKIDLVEFLSYHLQGVARAEFTLVLHTRLGEAAVLANVVDENRDDFVLGTLAGANTLLLICRDVAAAQQMEERLLAKMNEL; from the coding sequence ATGAAAAAAAGTAAGCGTCATGACTTGATTAAACGAATGATTAAGGAAGAACAGTTAGGAACACAAAAGGAAATCCAAGACCGCTTAGAGGCAGAAGGGATTGTTGTGACTCAGACGACACTTTCGCGAGATTTGAGGGAAATTGGCTTGACCAAGATGAAAAAAGACTCCAAGGTTTATTATGTTTTGGCAGATGAGACAGCTAAGATTGATTTGGTGGAGTTTTTGTCTTATCATTTGCAGGGAGTGGCGAGGGCAGAGTTTACCTTGGTCCTTCATACACGTCTGGGAGAGGCTGCAGTGCTTGCCAATGTCGTTGATGAAAACCGTGATGATTTTGTCTTAGGGACTTTAGCAGGGGCAAATACCTTGCTCTTGATTTGCCGAGATGTAGCGGCAGCGCAACAGATGGAAGAGCGTTTGTTGGCAAAAATGAATGAACTCTAA
- the argS gene encoding arginine--tRNA ligase has translation MDNKQMVAEALANVIPSLDVVAITNLLEQPKSSDLGDIAFPAFSLAKVERKAPQMIAADIAEKIDATDFEKVVATGPYVNFFLDKGVISDKVLHQIITEKENYGQTNVGHGENITIDMSSPNIAKPFSVGHLRSTVIGDALSNIFQKVGYNTIKINHLGDWGKQFGLLITAYKLWGSEEAVKANPIDELLKLYVRINAEVETNPELDDEARLWFKKLEDGDKEATELWQWFRDESLVEFNRIYDQLGVTFDSYNGEAFYNDKMDEGIQILEDKGLLLESKGASIVDLEDYNLPPAMIKKSDGTTLYITRDIATAIYRKRNYNFVKSIYAVGQEQANHFRQLKAVLKEMGFDWSDDMTHVDFGLVTKNKQKLSTRKGNIILLEPTIAEAVERAKNQIEAKNPDLENKEEVAQAVGVGAIKFYDLKTDRRNGYDFDLEAMVSFEGETGPYIQYAHARIQSILRKADFTPNKDAHYQLNDPESWEIIKLLQDFSRIIERAADNFDPSLVAKFAINLAQSFNKYYAHTRILDDSPERDSRLALSYATGLVLKESLRLLGVKAPEKM, from the coding sequence ATGGATAATAAACAAATGGTCGCTGAGGCTCTGGCAAACGTCATTCCAAGCCTAGACGTCGTAGCTATCACCAACTTGCTCGAGCAGCCAAAAAGCTCTGATTTAGGAGACATTGCCTTTCCTGCCTTTTCACTTGCAAAAGTCGAGCGCAAAGCCCCTCAAATGATTGCAGCAGATATTGCTGAAAAGATTGACGCAACAGACTTTGAAAAAGTCGTAGCAACAGGACCTTATGTCAATTTCTTCCTCGATAAAGGCGTGATTTCTGACAAGGTCTTGCACCAAATCATCACAGAAAAAGAAAACTACGGGCAAACAAATGTCGGACACGGGGAAAATATCACCATCGACATGTCTAGTCCAAATATCGCAAAACCTTTCTCTGTCGGTCATCTTCGCTCAACGGTTATCGGAGACGCTTTGTCCAATATCTTCCAAAAAGTCGGCTACAATACCATCAAAATCAATCACTTGGGAGACTGGGGTAAACAATTTGGTCTTTTGATTACAGCCTATAAACTATGGGGTAGTGAAGAAGCGGTAAAAGCAAATCCAATCGACGAACTCTTGAAACTCTACGTTCGTATCAATGCCGAAGTCGAAACCAATCCAGAACTTGATGACGAAGCACGTCTATGGTTCAAAAAATTGGAAGACGGAGACAAGGAAGCAACCGAACTCTGGCAATGGTTCCGTGATGAAAGCTTGGTCGAATTCAACCGTATCTATGACCAACTTGGTGTCACCTTTGATAGCTATAATGGTGAAGCCTTCTACAATGACAAGATGGATGAAGGGATTCAAATCCTTGAAGACAAGGGCTTGTTGCTTGAGTCTAAAGGAGCGAGCATTGTGGATCTCGAAGACTACAATCTCCCACCAGCTATGATCAAAAAATCAGACGGCACTACTCTTTACATCACTCGTGACATTGCAACAGCAATTTACCGCAAACGCAACTATAATTTTGTTAAGAGCATTTATGCCGTTGGGCAAGAGCAAGCCAACCACTTCCGCCAGTTGAAAGCCGTTTTGAAAGAAATGGGATTTGACTGGAGCGATGATATGACCCATGTAGACTTTGGGCTCGTCACAAAAAATAAACAAAAACTCTCCACGCGTAAGGGAAATATTATCCTGCTTGAGCCAACTATCGCTGAAGCTGTGGAACGTGCGAAAAACCAAATCGAAGCGAAAAATCCAGACCTTGAAAACAAGGAAGAAGTGGCACAAGCAGTCGGTGTCGGCGCTATTAAATTCTACGACCTTAAAACAGATCGCAGAAATGGCTATGACTTTGACCTTGAAGCTATGGTATCTTTTGAAGGAGAAACAGGACCTTACATCCAGTACGCTCACGCGCGGATTCAGTCTATCCTTAGAAAAGCTGACTTTACACCAAATAAAGACGCTCATTACCAACTCAATGACCCTGAAAGCTGGGAAATTATCAAACTCTTGCAGGACTTCTCTCGTATCATTGAGCGGGCAGCAGATAACTTTGACCCATCGCTTGTGGCAAAATTTGCTATCAACTTGGCACAAAGTTTCAACAAATACTACGCCCACACACGGATCTTGGATGACAGTCCAGAACGTGACAGCCGCCTAGCTTTAAGCTACGCAACAGGTCTTGTCCTCAAAGAATCTCTCCGCTTACTTGGCGTAAAAGCACCAGAAAAAATGTAA
- the nrdI gene encoding class Ib ribonucleoside-diphosphate reductase assembly flavoprotein NrdI, whose protein sequence is MKISLVYISLSGNTESFVKRLSTFLEDRHPDVEVEQINIKDMVKYDHPFYPMENSFVAFLPTYLEGGNGLDNGDVEILTNDLGRFIAFENNQDKCLGIVGSGNRNFNHQYCLTAKQYAERFGFPVLDTFELRGMQDDIKRIGQTIEALYGLDS, encoded by the coding sequence ATGAAAATTTCCCTTGTATATATTAGCTTAAGTGGCAATACGGAGAGTTTTGTCAAACGCTTGAGCACTTTTTTAGAAGACAGACATCCTGATGTGGAGGTGGAACAAATCAACATCAAGGATATGGTCAAGTACGACCATCCCTTTTATCCTATGGAGAATTCATTTGTAGCATTCTTGCCGACCTACTTAGAGGGCGGTAATGGCTTAGACAATGGAGATGTAGAGATTTTGACCAATGATTTGGGTCGTTTTATCGCTTTTGAAAATAACCAAGACAAGTGTCTAGGGATTGTGGGGTCTGGGAACCGTAATTTCAATCACCAATATTGCCTAACAGCTAAGCAGTACGCTGAGAGGTTTGGATTTCCTGTCCTTGATACTTTTGAATTGCGGGGCATGCAAGATGACATCAAGCGCATTGGACAAACGATTGAGGCATTGTATGGCTTAGACTCATAA